A region of Streptomyces halobius DNA encodes the following proteins:
- a CDS encoding NADH-quinone oxidoreductase subunit G yields MTVTTNAPTGGGEAAVPPEDLVSLTIDGIEISVPKGTLVIRAAELLGIEIPRFCDHPLLDPAGACRQCIVEVEGQRKPMASCTITCTDGMVVKTQLTSPVAEKAQRGVMELLLINHPLDCPVCDKGGECPLQNQAMQVGDPDSRFEGKKRTFRKPVPISTQVLLDRERCVLCARCTRFSEQIAGDPMIDLLERGALEQVGTGEGDPFLSYFSGNTIQICPVGALTSAAYRFRSRPFDLVSSPSVCEHCAGGCATRTDHRRGKVLRRLAADDPEVNEEWICDKGRFAFRYAQQRDRLETPLVRDADSGELEPASWPEALAAAARGLAAANGRTGVLTGGRLTVEDAYAYAKFARIALHTNDIDFRARVHSAEEADFLAARVAGRGRDLGGSGGVTYSALEQAPAVLLAGIEAEEEAPGVFLRLRKAHRKHGQRTYGLAGHASRGLIKAGGTLLPAAPGTETEWLTALSQEGSAGVGLDGVGKAAAEALRADGAVILVGERLAGVPGALTAAVRAASVTGAHLVWMPRRAGERGALEAGALPGLLPGGRPATDPRARDEVAAVWGVAELPHRHGRDTGQIIEAAATGELSALLVAGVETADLPDPARALTALDEVGFLVSLELRPSEVTERADVVLPVAAVVEKAGTFLNWEGRARPFEAAVKPDQMTRRHLLPDARVLHMLADALDVHLGLPDVRTVRRELDRLGGWDGPHAADPVETGRPLPRPGTGEALLAGHRMLLDQGRLQEGDEALAGTRHAAVARLSQATAQETGVKDGDLLAVTGPAGSVRLPLQITPMPDRVVWLPLNSTGGGVAADTGARPGDLVKVSAVPGTPERAEEGDA; encoded by the coding sequence ATGACCGTCACGACCAACGCCCCCACTGGGGGCGGCGAGGCGGCCGTCCCGCCCGAGGACCTCGTCTCCCTGACAATCGACGGCATCGAGATCTCCGTTCCCAAGGGGACGCTGGTCATCCGCGCCGCCGAACTCCTCGGCATCGAGATCCCGCGCTTCTGCGACCACCCGCTGCTGGATCCGGCCGGCGCCTGCCGGCAGTGCATCGTCGAGGTCGAGGGGCAGCGCAAACCGATGGCGTCCTGCACCATCACCTGCACCGACGGGATGGTCGTCAAGACGCAACTCACCTCCCCGGTGGCCGAGAAGGCCCAGCGCGGGGTGATGGAACTGCTGCTGATCAACCACCCGCTGGACTGCCCGGTCTGCGACAAGGGCGGCGAGTGCCCGCTGCAGAACCAGGCGATGCAGGTCGGCGACCCGGACTCCCGTTTCGAGGGCAAGAAGCGGACGTTCCGGAAGCCGGTACCGATCTCCACGCAGGTGCTGCTGGACCGCGAGCGCTGTGTGCTGTGCGCGCGCTGCACCCGCTTCAGCGAACAGATCGCCGGTGACCCGATGATCGATCTGCTGGAGCGCGGCGCCCTGGAGCAGGTCGGCACCGGAGAGGGCGACCCGTTCCTCTCGTACTTCTCCGGGAACACCATCCAGATCTGCCCGGTCGGCGCGCTCACCTCCGCCGCCTACCGCTTCCGCTCCCGCCCCTTCGACCTGGTCTCCTCGCCGTCGGTGTGCGAACACTGCGCGGGCGGCTGTGCGACCCGTACGGACCACCGGCGCGGCAAGGTCCTGCGGCGGCTGGCGGCGGACGACCCCGAGGTCAACGAGGAGTGGATCTGCGACAAGGGGCGGTTCGCCTTCCGCTACGCGCAGCAGCGCGACCGGCTGGAGACCCCCCTGGTACGCGACGCGGACTCCGGCGAACTGGAGCCGGCGAGCTGGCCGGAGGCGCTGGCGGCCGCAGCCCGTGGGCTGGCCGCCGCCAACGGGCGCACCGGGGTGCTCACCGGCGGCCGGCTGACCGTCGAAGACGCCTACGCCTACGCCAAGTTCGCCCGGATCGCGCTGCACACCAACGACATCGACTTCCGGGCCCGGGTGCACAGCGCCGAGGAGGCCGACTTCCTGGCGGCCAGGGTCGCCGGGCGCGGCCGTGACCTCGGGGGCAGCGGGGGCGTCACGTACTCCGCGCTGGAGCAGGCGCCGGCCGTGCTGCTGGCCGGCATCGAGGCGGAGGAGGAGGCGCCGGGCGTCTTCCTGCGGCTGCGCAAGGCGCACCGTAAGCACGGACAGCGCACCTACGGGCTGGCCGGCCACGCCTCACGCGGGCTGATCAAGGCCGGTGGCACGTTGCTGCCGGCCGCCCCGGGGACCGAGACCGAATGGCTGACGGCTCTGTCTCAAGAGGGGTCGGCCGGCGTCGGCCTGGACGGCGTGGGAAAGGCCGCGGCCGAGGCGCTGCGGGCCGACGGCGCGGTGATCCTCGTCGGTGAGCGGCTGGCCGGGGTGCCCGGCGCGCTGACCGCGGCGGTGCGCGCCGCCTCCGTCACCGGCGCCCACCTGGTGTGGATGCCGCGGCGGGCGGGCGAGCGCGGCGCCCTTGAGGCGGGCGCCCTGCCGGGGCTGCTGCCCGGCGGCCGGCCCGCCACCGACCCCCGGGCCCGCGACGAGGTCGCCGCCGTCTGGGGCGTGGCCGAACTCCCGCACCGGCACGGGCGGGACACCGGCCAGATCATCGAGGCCGCGGCGACCGGTGAGCTCAGCGCGCTCCTGGTGGCCGGCGTGGAGACCGCGGATCTGCCGGACCCGGCGCGCGCGCTCACCGCCCTGGACGAGGTCGGCTTCCTGGTCAGCCTGGAGCTGCGGCCCTCGGAGGTCACCGAGCGGGCGGACGTGGTCCTCCCGGTGGCGGCCGTGGTCGAGAAGGCCGGCACCTTCCTCAACTGGGAGGGCCGGGCACGGCCGTTCGAGGCCGCGGTCAAGCCGGACCAGATGACCCGCAGGCATCTGCTGCCGGACGCCCGGGTGCTGCACATGCTGGCGGACGCTCTCGACGTCCACCTCGGGCTGCCGGATGTCCGCACCGTACGCCGCGAGCTGGACCGGCTCGGCGGCTGGGACGGCCCGCACGCGGCCGACCCCGTGGAGACCGGGCGCCCGCTGCCCCGCCCCGGCACCGGTGAGGCTCTCCTCGCGGGCCACCGGATGCTGCTCGACCAGGGGCGGCTCCAGGAGGGCGACGAAGCGCTGGCCGGCACCCGGCACGCCGCGGTCGCCCGGCTCTCGCAGGCCACCGCACAGGAGACCGGCGTCAAGGACGGGGACCTGCTGGCGGTCACCGGTCCGGCCGGATCGGTGCGGCTGCCCCTTCAGATCACGCCGATGCCCGACCGGGTGGTGTGGCTGCCGCTGAATTCCACCGGCGGTGGTGTCGCCGCCGACACCGGGGCGCGCCCCGGTGACCTGGTGAAGGTCTCCGCCGTGCCCGGTACCCCGGAGCGGGCCGAGGAGGGGGACGCATGA
- the nuoL gene encoding NADH-quinone oxidoreductase subunit L yields the protein MENLIALLVAAPLVGAALLLCGGTRLDRAGPWIGSLFAVASFAVGAVLFADMLGRGAEDRALHQHLFSWIPVGGFRADVAFQLDQLSMTFVLLITGVGSLIHIYSIGYMEHDERRRRFFGYLNLFLAAMLLLVLADNYLLLYVGWEGVGLASYLLIGFWQHKPSAATAAKKAFLVNRVGDVGLSIAVMLMFTTFGTFAFGPVLAATADTGEGKLTAIGLMLLLAACGKSAQVPLQSWLGDAMEGPTPVSALIHAATMVTAGVYLITRSGAIFNAAPDAQTAVVAVGAVTLLFGAIVGCAKDDIKKALAASTMSQIGYMVLAAGLGPVGYAFAIMHLITHGFFKAGLFLGAGSVMHAMNDEVDMRRYGGLRRYMPITFVTFGLGYLAIIGFPGLSGFFSKDKIIEAAFAKGGTEGWILGGAALLGAAITAFYMTRVMLMTFFGEKRWAGTAAAAEPGQAVQHPHEAPKAMTIPMIVLAVGSVFAGALFSVNETFVTWLEPVTSFAHGHSPLSATAITASTIVVLLIGVGLAWQMYGRKPVPLAAPRGSLLTRAARRDLLQDDVNHVVLVRGGEHLTRTLVYLDHSVVDGAVNGTAASMGGLSGRLRQLQSGFVRSYAVQMLGGAAVLVAATLLMRGV from the coding sequence GTGGAGAACTTGATCGCGCTGCTTGTCGCGGCACCGCTGGTCGGTGCGGCCCTGCTGTTGTGCGGCGGCACACGTCTGGACCGCGCCGGCCCCTGGATCGGCTCGCTCTTCGCGGTGGCGTCGTTCGCCGTCGGGGCGGTGCTCTTCGCCGACATGCTCGGCAGGGGCGCCGAGGACCGTGCCCTGCATCAGCATCTGTTCAGCTGGATCCCGGTCGGCGGCTTCCGGGCCGATGTGGCCTTCCAGCTCGACCAGCTGTCGATGACCTTCGTCCTGCTGATCACCGGTGTCGGATCGCTGATCCACATCTACTCCATCGGCTACATGGAGCACGACGAGCGGCGCCGCCGCTTCTTCGGCTATCTCAACCTGTTCCTCGCGGCGATGCTGCTGCTCGTCCTCGCCGACAACTACCTGCTGCTGTACGTCGGCTGGGAGGGCGTCGGCCTCGCCTCGTATCTGCTCATCGGGTTCTGGCAGCACAAGCCCAGCGCGGCCACCGCCGCCAAGAAGGCATTCCTCGTCAACCGCGTCGGTGACGTCGGCCTGTCCATCGCGGTCATGCTGATGTTCACCACGTTCGGGACGTTCGCCTTCGGGCCGGTGCTCGCCGCGACGGCGGACACCGGTGAGGGCAAGCTGACGGCCATCGGGCTGATGCTGCTGCTGGCCGCCTGCGGCAAGTCGGCGCAGGTGCCGCTGCAGTCCTGGCTCGGGGACGCGATGGAGGGCCCGACCCCGGTCTCGGCCCTGATCCACGCCGCCACGATGGTCACCGCCGGGGTGTATCTGATCACCCGCTCCGGCGCGATCTTCAACGCCGCACCGGACGCCCAGACCGCCGTCGTCGCGGTCGGCGCGGTCACGCTCCTCTTCGGTGCGATCGTCGGATGTGCCAAGGACGACATCAAGAAGGCGCTGGCCGCCTCGACGATGTCGCAGATCGGCTACATGGTCCTGGCCGCCGGCCTCGGCCCGGTCGGCTATGCCTTCGCGATCATGCACCTGATCACCCACGGTTTCTTCAAGGCGGGCCTCTTCCTCGGCGCCGGTTCCGTGATGCACGCCATGAACGACGAGGTGGACATGCGCCGTTACGGCGGCCTGCGCAGGTATATGCCGATCACCTTCGTCACCTTCGGGCTCGGCTATCTGGCGATCATCGGCTTCCCGGGGCTGTCCGGCTTCTTCTCCAAGGACAAGATCATCGAGGCGGCGTTCGCCAAGGGCGGCACCGAGGGCTGGATCCTCGGCGGCGCGGCCCTGCTGGGCGCCGCGATCACCGCGTTCTACATGACCCGGGTGATGCTGATGACGTTCTTCGGCGAGAAGCGCTGGGCCGGGACGGCGGCCGCCGCCGAGCCGGGGCAGGCGGTCCAGCATCCCCACGAGGCGCCGAAGGCCATGACGATCCCCATGATCGTGCTGGCCGTCGGCTCGGTCTTCGCGGGCGCGCTGTTCAGCGTCAACGAAACCTTTGTGACCTGGCTGGAGCCGGTGACCTCGTTCGCGCACGGTCACTCCCCGCTCAGCGCCACCGCGATCACCGCCTCGACGATCGTGGTACTGCTGATCGGCGTCGGCCTGGCCTGGCAGATGTACGGCCGCAAGCCCGTCCCGCTCGCCGCACCGCGCGGCTCGCTGCTGACCCGGGCCGCCCGCCGCGATCTGCTCCAGGACGACGTCAACCATGTCGTCCTGGTGCGCGGCGGCGAGCATCTCACCC
- the nuoH gene encoding NADH-quinone oxidoreductase subunit NuoH — protein sequence MRQLDQLATAGTVLAQEDLSMFGRDPWWLILVKAVFCFAFLMLTVLFSIVWERKVVAWMQLRIGPNRHGPWGMLQSLADGIKLMLKEDVVVKKADKAVYVLAPVVAAVPAFMAIAVIPFGPAGNEISIFGVRTPMQLTDLPIAILYILAAASVGIYGIVLAGWSSGSTYPLLGGLRACAQMISYEIAMGAAFASVFLYSGSMSTSTIVESQQDKWYILLLPVSFLIYIVTMVGETDRAPFDMPESEGDLVGGFNTEYSSIKFAMFMLAEYINMVTVAAVATTLFLGGWRAPYPVSTFWEGANHGWWPLLWFVVKVQLLLFFFIWLRGTLPRVRYDQLMRLGWKVLIPVSLVWLMLVATVRALKNEGFAFQQIVLYVAGAAIALLLVSLVADFFRRGEEEAEGEKDGGGAFDPMAGGFPVPPLPGQSLPPVPRRRPRRDGELIVSGGVDTVSDRNGNDGKGGDGA from the coding sequence ATGCGGCAACTCGATCAACTGGCCACCGCGGGCACCGTGCTGGCCCAGGAAGACCTTTCGATGTTCGGCCGCGACCCGTGGTGGCTGATCCTCGTCAAGGCGGTCTTCTGCTTCGCGTTCCTGATGCTGACCGTGCTGTTCTCGATCGTCTGGGAACGCAAGGTCGTCGCCTGGATGCAGCTGCGGATCGGCCCCAACCGGCACGGCCCCTGGGGCATGCTCCAGTCCCTCGCCGACGGCATCAAGCTGATGCTGAAGGAGGACGTGGTCGTCAAGAAGGCCGACAAGGCGGTCTATGTCCTCGCGCCGGTCGTGGCGGCCGTACCGGCCTTCATGGCCATCGCGGTGATCCCGTTCGGCCCGGCGGGCAACGAGATCTCGATCTTCGGTGTCCGTACGCCGATGCAGCTGACGGACCTGCCGATCGCCATCCTCTACATCCTGGCCGCCGCTTCCGTCGGCATCTACGGCATCGTGCTGGCGGGCTGGTCCTCCGGCTCGACGTACCCACTGCTCGGGGGGTTGCGCGCCTGCGCCCAGATGATCTCCTACGAGATCGCGATGGGTGCGGCGTTCGCTTCGGTCTTCCTCTACTCCGGGTCGATGTCGACCTCGACGATCGTGGAGTCGCAGCAGGACAAGTGGTACATCCTGCTGCTGCCGGTCTCGTTCCTCATCTACATCGTGACGATGGTGGGGGAGACCGACCGCGCGCCGTTCGACATGCCGGAGTCCGAGGGCGACCTCGTCGGCGGCTTCAACACCGAGTACTCGTCCATCAAGTTCGCGATGTTCATGCTCGCCGAGTACATCAACATGGTGACGGTGGCGGCGGTCGCGACCACGCTCTTCCTGGGCGGCTGGCGGGCCCCGTACCCCGTCTCCACGTTCTGGGAGGGCGCGAACCACGGCTGGTGGCCGCTGCTCTGGTTCGTCGTCAAGGTGCAGCTGCTGCTGTTCTTCTTCATCTGGCTGCGCGGCACGCTCCCCCGGGTGCGTTACGACCAGCTGATGAGGCTGGGGTGGAAGGTCCTCATCCCGGTGTCGCTGGTCTGGCTGATGCTGGTGGCCACCGTCCGGGCGCTGAAGAACGAGGGCTTCGCCTTCCAGCAGATCGTGCTGTACGTCGCCGGGGCGGCCATCGCCCTGCTGCTGGTCTCCCTCGTCGCGGACTTCTTCCGGCGAGGTGAGGAGGAAGCCGAAGGGGAGAAGGACGGTGGCGGGGCCTTCGACCCGATGGCCGGCGGATTCCCCGTGCCGCCGCTGCCCGGTCAGAGCCTGCCGCCCGTGCCACGCCGACGCCCTCGCCGTGACGGTGAGTTGATTGTCAGTGGCGGGGTGGACACTGTCAGTGACAGAAACGGAAACGACGGAAAGGGGGGCGACGGTGCCTGA
- the nuoI gene encoding NADH-quinone oxidoreductase subunit NuoI codes for MPEFQNPVAGFGVTFRAMFKKRLTEQYPEEKKPTAPRFHGRHQLNRHPDGLEKCIGCELCAWACPADAIYVEGADNTEEERYSPGERYGRVYQINYLRCILCGLCVEACPTRALTMTNEYELADKSRESLIYTKEELLVGLEEGMVDSPHAIYPGMTEKDYYNGLVTEAAPGTVRQVAVSEGEQPTDEGVQA; via the coding sequence GTGCCTGAGTTCCAGAACCCCGTGGCCGGCTTCGGCGTGACCTTCCGGGCCATGTTCAAGAAGCGGCTGACCGAGCAGTACCCGGAGGAGAAGAAGCCGACGGCGCCGCGCTTCCACGGCCGGCATCAGCTCAACCGCCATCCGGACGGCCTGGAGAAGTGCATCGGCTGCGAGTTGTGCGCCTGGGCCTGCCCGGCGGACGCGATCTATGTCGAGGGCGCGGACAACACCGAGGAGGAGCGTTACTCCCCGGGCGAGCGCTACGGCCGCGTCTACCAGATCAACTATCTGCGCTGCATTCTGTGCGGCCTGTGCGTGGAGGCCTGCCCGACCCGCGCGCTGACCATGACCAATGAGTACGAACTCGCCGACAAGTCCCGCGAATCGCTGATCTACACCAAGGAGGAGCTGCTCGTCGGCCTGGAGGAGGGGATGGTCGACTCACCGCATGCGATCTACCCCGGCATGACGGAGAAGGACTACTACAACGGCCTGGTGACGGAGGCCGCGCCCGGCACCGTCCGTCAGGTCGCGGTCTCCGAGGGCGAGCAGCCCACCGATGAGGGGGTGCAGGCATGA
- the nuoK gene encoding NADH-quinone oxidoreductase subunit NuoK yields the protein MNPVYYLYLAALLFTIGAAGVLTRRNAIVVFMCIELMLNACNLALVVFARMHGNLDGQIIAFFTMVVAAAEVVVGLAIIVSIFRTRHTASVDDASLMKL from the coding sequence ATGAACCCGGTCTACTACCTCTATCTCGCCGCCCTGCTGTTCACCATCGGCGCGGCCGGGGTCCTGACCAGGCGGAACGCCATCGTGGTGTTCATGTGCATCGAGCTGATGCTCAACGCCTGCAATCTCGCCTTGGTGGTCTTCGCACGGATGCACGGGAATCTGGACGGCCAGATCATCGCGTTCTTCACGATGGTCGTCGCCGCGGCCGAGGTCGTGGTCGGCCTGGCGATCATCGTGTCGATCTTCCGCACCCGTCATACCGCCTCGGTCGACGACGCCAGCCTGATGAAGCTGTAA
- a CDS encoding NADH-quinone oxidoreductase subunit J, giving the protein MTALAFTATSSGEAVQFWILGTVAVCGALGTILMKKAVHSALSLAGTMIVLAIFYLANGAYFLGVVQIIVYTGAIMMLFLFVVMLVGVTAADSLKETLKGQRWLAAGLGIGFGILLVAGIGNASLREFNGLGEANAGGNVQGLAAIIFTKYVFAFEVTGALLISAVVGAMVLTHRERTERAKSQREQSEARVREGKQVPPLPAPGVYARHNAVDIPGLLPDGTPSELTVSPTLRERGQIRDVSGESLAELKALEQRSEDWLGRGSDEEPEPPSSGGATPKGHKEGAQK; this is encoded by the coding sequence ATGACCGCCCTCGCCTTCACCGCGACCTCCTCGGGGGAGGCCGTGCAGTTCTGGATCCTGGGCACCGTCGCCGTCTGCGGCGCGCTGGGCACGATCTTGATGAAGAAGGCGGTGCACAGCGCCCTCTCGCTCGCCGGGACCATGATCGTCCTGGCGATCTTCTATCTGGCCAACGGCGCGTACTTCCTCGGTGTCGTCCAGATCATCGTCTACACCGGCGCGATCATGATGCTGTTCCTGTTCGTCGTCATGCTGGTCGGGGTCACCGCGGCCGATTCCCTCAAGGAGACGCTCAAGGGCCAGCGTTGGCTCGCCGCGGGCCTGGGCATCGGCTTCGGCATCCTGCTCGTCGCCGGCATCGGCAACGCCTCGCTCAGGGAGTTCAACGGCCTGGGCGAGGCCAACGCCGGCGGCAATGTGCAGGGCCTGGCCGCAATCATCTTCACCAAGTACGTCTTCGCCTTCGAAGTCACCGGCGCGCTGCTGATCTCCGCGGTCGTCGGCGCGATGGTGCTCACCCACCGGGAGCGCACGGAGCGCGCCAAGAGCCAGCGCGAGCAGTCCGAGGCCCGGGTCCGCGAAGGCAAGCAGGTACCGCCGCTGCCCGCCCCCGGTGTCTACGCCCGGCACAACGCCGTCGACATCCCCGGACTGCTTCCGGACGGCACCCCGTCCGAGCTGACCGTCAGCCCGACGCTGCGGGAGCGCGGCCAGATCCGCGATGTCTCCGGTGAGTCGCTCGCCGAGCTGAAGGCGCTGGAGCAGCGCTCCGAGGACTGGCTGGGGCGGGGCTCCGACGAGGAGCCGGAGCCCCCGTCATCCGGTGGCGCGACACCGAAGGGGCACAAGGAGGGGGCCCAGAAATGA